The following coding sequences are from one Anolis sagrei isolate rAnoSag1 chromosome 6, rAnoSag1.mat, whole genome shotgun sequence window:
- the PRRT2 gene encoding proline-rich transmembrane protein 2, with protein MSDDAEKNEAPPGAAKEPEGPGKEEPEQDKAKEMEPEPKPEPEPEPVKPQDEPQPQPQSPKAPEIPASPVMVTVTIEEETVEGPQENGDPPGIRAGSAEELGTTPAGPTSPPTRSKSASLNDLKPQNSLNGGPRVAVRGSLSGSQVHLAGHAGSPRASLSRQASATGSAAGEAGEKPRDYIFIAALSCFCPIWPINIVAFVYSVMSRNSFQQGDIDGARRLGRVAKLLSVVALVGGVLIIVASCAINFGVFQ; from the exons ATGTCGGACGACGCTGAGAAGAATGAGGCTCCTCCTGGAGCGGCCAAAGAGCCAGAAGGGCCAGGGAAGGAGGAGCCGGAGCAAGACAAAGCTAAGGAGATGGAGCCAGAGCCCAAACCAGAACCAGAACCGGAGCCAGTGAAACCGCAGGATGAGCCGCAGCCCCAGCCTCAGAGCCCCAAGGCTCCCGAGATCCCTGCATCTCCTGTGATGGTGACGGTGACCATCGAGGAAGAGACGGTTGAGGGCCCACAGGAGAATGGAGATCCTCCTGGCATCAGAGCTGGTTCGGCCGAGGAGCTGGGGACCACCCCGGCAGGACCCACCAGCCCTCCGACCCGCTCCAAATCTGCATCGCTGAATGACCTGAAGCCCCAGAACAGCCTCAACGGTGGTCCAAGGGTTGCGGTGAGGGGCAGCTTGTCTGGATCTCAAGTGCATCTAGCAGGACACGCCGGATCTCCGAGGGCCAGCCTGAGCCGGCAGGCTTCGGCAACAGGGTCAGCGGCCGGTGAGGCCGGGGAGAAACCCAGAGACTATATATTCATTGCTGCCCTCTCCTGCTTCTGCCCCATCTGGCCCATCAACATTGTGGCTTTTGTGTACTCTGTTATG TCCCGCAACAGCTTCCAGCAAGGAGACATTGACGGCGCACGGCGCCTGGGACGGGTAGCGAAGCTGCTGAGTGTCGTTGCGCTGGTCGGCGGTGTGCTTATCATTGTGGCCTCTTGTGCCATCAACTTTGGAG tgTTCCAGTGA